The Ziziphus jujuba cultivar Dongzao chromosome 5, ASM3175591v1 genome segment TTAGAGATGTGGATGTTCTGAGCTAGAAGCTCATTTAGAAAACCCATAAAGCTATTCAAAATGGAATATACATGCCATGGAAAACCTACTACTAATTattacacaataaataaataagaacaaaTAGAAGTCTACTACTcattttgtataaaaaataacagAAAACATACACGTACGAAAGCGAATATACACAGAGCTTCATCAAATTTGAAAGGacattgattaatttatataattttgatcccCTTACAACTTGTAGAGTCTTCAACAGCTCAAAAATTACTAAAAGCACGTAGTAAACTAATAATTATGGTATACATATCACAGTATAATATgcaagcatatatataaatagaaattatgaatagaaattaattaagacttatttataatttgttcaagtatataaatataaattatgaatagaaattaatcaagacttatttataatttgttcgTCCAAAGGATGAAAGCCATGTTGAATGCTTGCTCGCCAAACTTGGTCAATGTTGAAGATGGTGTCCCCACACTCATTTATATTCCACCCTTCTAAAACATGCAGTATCCCAGCTATGCGCCAGGCACTCATCACTCTTCTTGGCAACCAATTCTGTGTCGagatattttacaaattaaataacatatcaatatatatatagtacaatttttattcttattattattatatatatatatatatatttttttttttttttgtagtaacGATCAATTCAATTTCTTGTCTAAATTTGATCTATATGTAAGTTGAAGAATGGGTCCATGTATATGGAAACagtttaataacaaaattaccATTTACTCATGCAATAATTCCAATTAGTATGTTCCCATACTTCgatgtgtacatatatacatatatatattataataataataaaaataaaataaaagttgaagGGTGGTAATTACCTCACAAGAGTGCATGTTTTTTAATGAAGATGGAGTTACCATCGCAGGAGTGGTGAAATAGAAGCAGTCTTCGCGCAATTTCTTTGGAGGAAACTGAGAGAATGGAATGAATATTGTTCCTTTCTTTGCCATCATTTGCTCTTCTTCATTCCATCCATCTCCCACCAACCATATCTGCATAATTCATTATTCATAATTGGATGTCATCAATTTTCTCATAATTATGAGTACTAATACTTACTggcattaaatttatttactgaCGTTTTATATGATACCAAAGAATGTGGCACCATATTATttgttatcaaaataataaagtcTGACATACCAAAAAAAACGAGGTCTTATAAAAGAAAGAGTACgacttttaacatattttttttattataattggatatttttataattttataaagatatttaattgtaattaaaaaaattttaaggatgTACAATGTAATAtatcctaaaaaaaattaattgagaaCCAGAAGAAATTAATTGAGAAACGAGATTTGTTGGTGGTGATGGACGAGTGAATTCAAAGAATTCGTTGACTAATCTTGCATGAATTATCATGATCATATATAATGAAATTAGGTGTgccagagagaaaaaaaaaaaaaataaataaataaaccttttCAGCATAATTTGTTGAAAGGACCAAACTGCTGGTATGCTGTGGACCAAGCTCTTCTTTTAGCTTCTGCATGGACTCCTCCCTATTAATTGTTGCCACCTGCAGACAAAATCATTTCACATATTTATTTGTTCATCCATCACTATGCTTGAAAGAAACTTCATATCCattgaccaaaaataaaaaagttaaaaaataaaaacccttatCCACATATTTGTCTCTTACTATGCCTACACTACACATTCTCTATGTTCTCATACTCATTTCATCTTTTCACTTCCTCTAGTTCCATTTCTTAGTTTTATGTATTCAAATATAGATACCATTGTAAAGTATAAACCACTCAATTAATCTTTTTTCCCCGCCCTTTAAGTTCATTTTCTGCATTTATAATCTAAAAAACTGACATGTCTAATAGAGGATGAAGACGCTAATTACCTCAATGCCCCTTTGACATAAAGAATTGGCAATGGCAAAAGCAACCTTGTTAAGGTTGCCTCGGAGGAGAACCTTAGTTGTCCCTTTTGGAATACTGTTCAGAACAACAGCCATTGCTAAGCTACTACCATCCACCACTTTTATCTTCAGCTGAGGGTTCCTTTTGATATATAGTTCACCATTTCTATTAAGTTCCTCACCCTGCAGCCAATCCAAAGCAGAgcataaaactatatataaaaaatcaagTGCTAATTGAAGTGAGAATTAAGAAAAGTAGAagataattttgtttaattaattagagaAACTCTTGCCTGATTTAGAAGACCTAGACTTAACACCTTAACTCCCTTCTTATCGGCATCCAATATTGCTTCTTCAATCAACTTATTGATAGCTTCTTTTCTCCATGGTAATAGATACTAACAAAATTTAAAGGCAAATTTTTGAGATACATGTCAAATTAATTGAGAAAATGCAAATTTTTAAGTTACGTCTAATCAAATCAAGAGCCCAGTTACTGTCGTGTACAATCACTGCGAACTGGGTTGTCCCCTGACCAATTGTTAATTaactaacaattaaaaatacTGATTTAAATCTTACTTGTAATTTGTATCTTGGTACGACCCAAGAGTGGACTTTGAGGTTTTTGAAAGAGTTGGACTCAGAAATAAACGCACGGCCCTTGATCCAATTGATGATGACGACAAACCAACAAGTGAGGGGCCAGAGCAGCCAGAGATACCATTTACAAGGGGAAGAAGTATTAAAAGGGTTGGAAGCCATTGATGCCAATCCAAGGCGCAAGTGATAGATAGAGTCTGGCGTGGTTAGATGGGTTAAATGCACCACATCTCCActctcttcttctctttccAATGATGATTTGTATACGCCATCCGTCGACTCATCCACTGTCCCATAAATGATATCATAAATTGGCATGAACAGTGAGTAATTGCTTCGAAATTGGGTGTGATGCAGTGAGTGAAACCTGATCAACAACacaattaacaatattaattattagactttttctttttctttttttctttttttggttaataattaaaattaaaatattagatattCATAGGGCCTTAAACGATTGTAAAATGGATGGCATCTAGCTTATATAGAGTGTTTCAATATTACCAATATGCtgtccaaattaagcatatGGTTAATCATGTATTTacaaaattgaattaatacttCCGTCACAAGTCTCTCTACTTTAAAAAAAGTTAACTAATAACATTCTGCTATGTCGCTTGAAAAAAGTTCATTGTTTGTGCATGATCGTGTGCCATGCTCTTTTAAGTATGATATTTGTTAAGTTTAGAAAAATTGTTCAAGCTAATgacattcataatttatttgttttctcttatgatcaatattttaattagaagcAGTTAACTGTAAATCTCTCTAAAATACATAACGCTAGTGCCAGGCAAGAACAGAAAAAATCTTGCATCTAGGATATTTGTTTCATTTATTTACGTATATGGGTAGTAGGTAGACATACTAATTATTACATGGAGGAATAATGGAATTTgaataatttacatatatatatatatatatatatatagctaccaCTATTTAGTATGAACCAAACATAAGATAACTAAGTGGCCCACAATTAATTTCGTTCTGAGAAAGATATAATGTGGTGTGACTGATATATAAGACATCCATGTcgtgacacaaaaaaaaaacaaaaagttactaaataaataagaattccTTTCTATGACGTTCTTTAAGTATTAACATGTTTTATAGCC includes the following:
- the LOC107403676 gene encoding very-long-chain aldehyde decarbonylase CER1, whose product is MATTPGILTDWPWKPLGNFKYVILAPWAIHSTYSFIVTEENEKDLGHFLIFPYLLLRMLHNQIWISLSRYQTAKGAKRIVDKGIEFEQVDRERNWDDQILLNGLVLYIGYVAVYPLGAKVPLWRTDGVIITALLHTGPVEFLYYWFHRALHHHFLYNRYHSHHHASIVTEPITSVIHPFAEHIVYYLLFTIPLLTTVFTRTASIASFAGYIFYIDFMNNMGHCNFELVPKSLFSVFPILKFFMYTPSFHSLHHTQFRSNYSLFMPIYDIIYGTVDESTDGVYKSSLEREEESGDVVHLTHLTTPDSIYHLRLGLASMASNPFNTSSPCKWYLWLLWPLTCWFVVIINWIKGRAFISESNSFKNLKVHSWVVPRYKLQYLLPWRKEAINKLIEEAILDADKKGVKVLSLGLLNQGEELNRNGELYIKRNPQLKIKVVDGSSLAMAVVLNSIPKGTTKVLLRGNLNKVAFAIANSLCQRGIEVATINREESMQKLKEELGPQHTSSLVLSTNYAEKIWLVGDGWNEEEQMMAKKGTIFIPFSQFPPKKLREDCFYFTTPAMVTPSSLKNMHSCENWLPRRVMSAWRIAGILHVLEGWNINECGDTIFNIDQVWRASIQHGFHPLDEQIINKS